A window from Mycobacterium saskatchewanense encodes these proteins:
- a CDS encoding DUF58 domain-containing protein, with the protein MILTGRAGLLALVCVVPIALSPSPTNTFAVLLVALVALVAVDVALAAGTRTLRYTRSPDRSARLAQPVDVELLIHNDGRRAFRGQVRDAWPPSARAEPRSQSVTIPAGQGQRIQTQLRPVRRGDQRAAAVTARSIGPLGLAGRQRSRQIPGQVRVLPPFLSRKHLPSRLAKLREIDGLLPTLIRGQGTEFDSLREYVVGDDVRSIDWRATARRADVVVRTWRPERDRRVVIVLDTGRTAAGRVGVDPIAADPAGWPRLDWAMDAALLLAALASRAGDHVDFLAHDRVSRAAVFGASRTELLAQLVDAMSPLQPALIESDWRATVATILRRTRRRSLVVLLTDLNATALDEGLLPVLSQLSARHHLLVAAVADPRVDQMAAGRSDAAAVYDAAAAEKSRNDRGAIATRLRRGGVEVVDAPPTELAPALADRYLAMKATGRL; encoded by the coding sequence ATGATCCTGACCGGGCGCGCCGGCCTGCTGGCGCTGGTCTGCGTCGTGCCCATCGCGCTGTCGCCGTCGCCGACGAACACATTCGCGGTGCTGCTCGTCGCGCTAGTGGCCCTCGTCGCCGTCGACGTGGCGCTGGCGGCCGGCACCCGCACCCTGCGCTACACGCGCTCGCCCGACCGTTCCGCCCGGCTCGCCCAGCCGGTGGACGTCGAGCTGCTGATCCACAACGACGGCCGCCGCGCGTTTCGCGGTCAGGTCCGCGACGCGTGGCCCCCGAGCGCGCGCGCCGAGCCGCGCAGCCAGTCGGTGACGATCCCCGCCGGGCAGGGCCAGCGCATCCAGACTCAGTTGCGGCCGGTCCGCCGCGGCGACCAGCGGGCGGCCGCGGTGACCGCCCGGTCGATCGGCCCGCTCGGGCTGGCCGGGCGGCAGCGTTCACGGCAGATCCCCGGCCAGGTGCGGGTGCTGCCGCCTTTCCTGTCGCGCAAGCATCTGCCGTCGCGGCTGGCCAAGCTGCGGGAGATCGACGGCCTGCTTCCGACGCTGATCCGCGGGCAGGGGACGGAATTCGACTCGCTGCGCGAATATGTCGTCGGGGACGACGTGCGCTCCATCGACTGGCGCGCCACCGCGCGACGCGCCGACGTCGTGGTGCGCACCTGGCGACCCGAACGCGACCGGCGCGTGGTGATCGTGCTCGACACCGGACGCACGGCCGCGGGCCGCGTCGGAGTGGACCCCATCGCGGCCGACCCGGCGGGGTGGCCCCGGCTGGACTGGGCGATGGACGCGGCCCTGTTGCTGGCCGCGCTCGCGTCGCGGGCCGGCGACCATGTCGACTTCCTCGCCCATGACCGGGTGAGCCGGGCCGCCGTGTTCGGCGCGTCGCGCACCGAACTCCTCGCGCAGCTGGTGGACGCGATGTCCCCGCTGCAGCCCGCCCTCATCGAATCCGATTGGCGCGCAACCGTCGCCACGATCTTGCGGCGCACCCGGCGCCGGTCCCTGGTGGTGCTGCTGACCGACCTCAACGCGACGGCGCTCGACGAGGGCCTGCTGCCGGTGCTGTCGCAGCTGTCGGCCAGACACCACCTGCTCGTCGCCGCGGTCGCCGACCCCCGGGTCGACCAGATGGCGGCCGGCCGATCCGACGCGGCCGCAGTCTACGACGCGGCGGCCGCCGAGAAATCCCGCAACGATCGCGGCGCCATCGCGACGCGACTGCGCCGCGGCGGCGTGGAGGTCGTCGACGCCCCGCCCACCGAGCTGGCCCCCGCGCTCGCCGACCGCTACCTGGCCATGAAAGCGACCGGCCGGCTCTGA
- the egtD gene encoding L-histidine N(alpha)-methyltransferase: MTLSLSNHLEADSAYRALRRDVSDGLRQSPKSLPPKWFYDSVGSELFDQITRLPEYYPTRAEAEILRASAAEVATASDADTLVELGSGTSEKTRMLLDALRDRGRLRRFVPFDVDATVLSTAATAIQREYAGVEIDAVCGDFEEHLAEIPRGGRRLFVFLGSTIGNLTPGPRATFLSALAAQMGPGDSLLLGTDLVKDVDRLVRAYDDAAGVTAAFNRNVLAVINRELDADFDVDAYGHVARWNAREERIEMWLRADRRQRVRVGALGLTVDFAAGEEMLTEVSCKFRPGGVSAELAAAGLRRTRWWTDVAGDFGLSLAVK; this comes from the coding sequence ATGACGCTGTCGTTGTCCAACCACCTCGAAGCCGACTCGGCGTACCGCGCGCTGCGCCGCGATGTATCGGACGGCCTGCGGCAGTCGCCAAAGTCGTTGCCGCCGAAGTGGTTCTACGATTCGGTGGGCAGCGAGCTGTTCGACCAGATCACCCGGTTGCCCGAGTACTACCCCACCCGCGCGGAAGCGGAGATCCTGCGCGCCAGCGCCGCCGAGGTCGCGACGGCCAGCGACGCCGACACCCTGGTCGAATTGGGCAGCGGGACATCGGAGAAGACACGGATGTTGCTCGACGCGCTGCGCGACCGCGGGCGTCTGCGCAGGTTCGTTCCGTTCGATGTGGATGCCACGGTCCTGTCGACCGCGGCGACGGCGATCCAGCGCGAGTACGCGGGGGTCGAAATCGACGCTGTGTGCGGGGATTTCGAAGAGCACCTGGCCGAGATTCCCCGCGGCGGGCGGCGGCTGTTCGTGTTCCTGGGCTCGACGATCGGGAACCTCACGCCCGGTCCCCGCGCGACATTCCTGTCGGCCCTGGCCGCGCAGATGGGGCCGGGGGACAGCCTGCTGCTGGGCACCGACCTGGTCAAGGACGTCGATCGGCTGGTGCGCGCTTATGACGACGCCGCCGGGGTGACGGCGGCCTTCAACCGCAACGTGCTCGCGGTGATCAACCGGGAACTCGACGCCGACTTCGACGTCGACGCCTACGGGCATGTCGCGCGCTGGAACGCGCGAGAGGAACGCATCGAGATGTGGCTGCGCGCCGACCGTCGGCAGCGCGTGCGTGTCGGCGCCCTGGGGCTGACCGTCGACTTCGCGGCCGGGGAGGAAATGCTGACGGAGGTGTCGTGCAAGTTCCGTCCGGGCGGGGTGAGCGCGGAACTGGCCGCAGCGGGCCTGCGCCGCACCCGGTGGTGGACCGACGTCGCCGGTGACTTCGGGCTGTCGCTGGCCGTGAAGTGA
- a CDS encoding PadR family transcriptional regulator, with amino-acid sequence MNNPFTPPGTPFGGHPGAGFGFGPGPEVGVPPLRGGRRALHGARRHARQEFLEHLRDHVGHDGPLGFGPGFGPGFGPGFGPGFGFGPGGRRGGGRRGGPGRGRRGDVRAAILALLAERPMHGYEMIQQIAERSNGIWRPSPGSVYPTLQLLDDEGLITASESDGSKKLFELTDNGRAEAEKLDTPPWDEIASGADPGQVNLRAAIGQLFGAVAQSAHTANADQQQRIVEILNNARREVYGILGED; translated from the coding sequence ATGAACAACCCATTCACACCGCCCGGCACGCCGTTCGGCGGCCACCCGGGCGCCGGATTCGGCTTCGGCCCAGGCCCTGAGGTGGGCGTACCCCCCTTGCGTGGGGGACGGCGCGCCCTGCATGGCGCCCGGCGGCACGCTCGCCAGGAATTCCTCGAACACCTCCGCGACCACGTCGGCCACGACGGGCCACTGGGGTTCGGCCCCGGTTTCGGGCCGGGCTTCGGCCCGGGTTTCGGACCCGGCTTCGGTTTCGGCCCGGGCGGCCGGCGCGGTGGAGGCCGTCGCGGCGGCCCCGGCCGCGGGCGCCGCGGTGACGTGCGCGCCGCGATCCTGGCCCTGCTGGCCGAACGGCCGATGCACGGTTACGAGATGATCCAGCAGATCGCCGAACGCAGCAACGGCATCTGGCGGCCCAGCCCCGGATCGGTGTACCCGACCCTGCAGCTGCTGGACGACGAAGGCCTGATCACCGCGAGCGAAAGCGACGGCAGCAAGAAGCTGTTCGAACTGACCGACAACGGCCGCGCGGAGGCCGAGAAGCTCGACACCCCACCGTGGGACGAAATCGCCTCGGGCGCCGACCCCGGTCAGGTGAACCTCCGGGCTGCCATCGGCCAGCTGTTCGGCGCGGTGGCGCAGTCCGCGCACACCGCGAACGCCGACCAGCAGCAGCGCATCGTCGAGATCCTCAACAATGCGCGACGCGAGGTCTACGGCATCCTCGGCGAGGACTGA
- a CDS encoding RDD family protein: MSEVVTGDAVVLDVQIAQLPVRAVSALIDITVILVCYVLGLMLWAATLTQFDTALSTAVLLIFTVLVILGYPLVLETATRGRSVGKIAMGLRVVSDDGGPERFRQALFRALASVVEIWMLFGSPAVICSLLSPKAKRIGDIFAGTVVVSERGPRLTPPPVMPPSLAWWASSLQLSGLDPGRAEVARQFLSRASQLDWQLRQQMAYRIAGDVASRIAPPPPPGAPPELVLAAVLAERHRRELARLRPSAPPPPPMTPWPPPAARPAQQEHAGGFSPPA, encoded by the coding sequence ATGTCGGAGGTGGTCACGGGCGATGCCGTGGTGCTCGACGTGCAGATCGCGCAGTTGCCGGTGCGGGCCGTCAGCGCGCTGATCGACATCACGGTCATCCTGGTCTGCTACGTGCTCGGGCTGATGCTGTGGGCGGCCACCTTGACCCAGTTCGACACCGCGCTGAGCACCGCCGTCTTGCTGATCTTCACAGTCCTGGTGATCCTCGGGTATCCGCTGGTGCTGGAAACCGCCACCCGCGGCCGATCGGTGGGCAAGATCGCGATGGGCCTGCGGGTGGTTTCCGATGACGGCGGCCCGGAACGCTTCCGGCAGGCGCTGTTTCGCGCGTTGGCGTCGGTCGTGGAGATCTGGATGCTGTTCGGGAGCCCCGCCGTCATCTGCAGCCTGTTGTCCCCCAAGGCCAAACGCATCGGCGACATCTTCGCCGGCACCGTGGTGGTCAGTGAACGCGGACCCCGGCTGACTCCGCCGCCGGTGATGCCGCCGTCGCTGGCATGGTGGGCGTCGTCGCTGCAGCTTTCCGGGCTCGACCCGGGCAGGGCCGAGGTCGCGCGCCAATTCCTTTCCCGGGCATCACAATTGGACTGGCAACTACGGCAGCAGATGGCGTATCGCATCGCGGGCGACGTCGCGTCGCGGATCGCGCCACCCCCGCCACCGGGCGCGCCGCCCGAACTGGTGCTCGCCGCCGTCCTGGCCGAACGCCATCGCCGCGAGCTCGCGCGGCTTCGGCCCTCCGCGCCACCGCCCCCGCCGATGACGCCGTGGCCGCCGCCGGCGGCCCGGCCGGCGCAGCAGGAACACGCCGGCGGATTCTCGCCGCCCGCCTAG
- a CDS encoding stage II sporulation protein M, whose translation MDVDAFVLTHRGTWDRLNELIGRRRSLTGAEVDELVELYQRVSTHLSILRSASTNLPDSLLIGRLSSLVARARSVVTGAHAPLSSSFTRFWTVSFPVVAYRSWRWWAGTAAAFFAVVLIIAFWVANNPEVQSAVGTPSDIEQLVNHDVASYYSEHPAAAFALQVWVNNSWVSAQCIALAVVLGLPIPLILFQNAANLGLIAGLMFQAGKGGLLVGLLAPHGLLELTAVFLAGATGMRLGWSVISPGDRPRGQVLAEQGRAVVSVAVGLVGVLLVSGLIEALVTPSPMPTFLRVGIGIVAEAAFLAYIGYFGRRALKAGETGDIEDAPDVVPTG comes from the coding sequence GTGGACGTCGACGCATTCGTGCTGACCCATCGCGGCACCTGGGACCGGCTCAACGAGCTGATCGGCAGGCGCCGGTCGCTGACCGGGGCGGAGGTCGACGAACTGGTCGAGCTCTACCAGCGTGTGTCCACCCATCTGTCGATCCTGCGCTCGGCCAGCACGAACCTGCCGGACTCTTTGCTGATCGGCCGGCTCTCGAGCCTGGTGGCGCGCGCCCGCTCGGTGGTGACCGGGGCTCACGCGCCGCTCAGCAGCTCGTTCACCCGGTTCTGGACGGTGTCGTTCCCGGTGGTGGCGTACCGGTCGTGGCGGTGGTGGGCGGGCACGGCGGCGGCGTTCTTCGCCGTCGTGCTGATCATTGCGTTCTGGGTGGCCAACAATCCCGAGGTGCAGTCGGCGGTCGGGACCCCAAGCGACATCGAGCAATTGGTGAACCACGACGTCGCGTCGTACTACAGCGAGCACCCGGCGGCGGCGTTCGCGCTGCAGGTCTGGGTGAACAACTCGTGGGTCTCCGCGCAGTGCATCGCGCTTGCCGTGGTTCTGGGGCTGCCGATTCCGCTCATCCTCTTCCAGAACGCCGCCAACCTCGGCCTCATCGCCGGGTTGATGTTCCAGGCCGGCAAGGGCGGCCTGCTGGTGGGTCTGCTGGCACCCCACGGCCTGCTGGAGCTGACGGCCGTATTCCTCGCCGGCGCAACGGGAATGCGGCTGGGATGGTCGGTGATATCACCGGGTGACCGGCCGCGGGGGCAGGTGCTTGCCGAACAGGGCCGGGCCGTCGTGTCGGTCGCCGTCGGCCTGGTCGGCGTGCTTTTGGTCTCCGGGCTGATCGAGGCGCTGGTGACGCCGTCGCCGATGCCGACGTTCCTGCGCGTCGGCATCGGGATCGTCGCGGAGGCGGCGTTCCTGGCGTACATCGGATACTTCGGCCGGCGAGCGCTGAAGGCAGGCGAGACGGGCGACATTGAGGACGCCCCGGACGTGGTGCCCACGGGCTGA
- a CDS encoding class I SAM-dependent methyltransferase: MSSEVMDWDSVYRGEGEFQGPPPWNIGEPQPELVALIAAGKFRSDVLDAGCGFAELSLALAARGYTVVGIDVTPTAIAAATKAASDRGLSTAGFVQADITDFSAYPEGSAGRFNTVVDSTLFHSLPVEARDSYLRSVHRAAAPGASYIVLVFAKGAFPAEMETKPNEVDEAELRDAVSKYWEIDEVRPAHIHANIPDAPDAPFEMPPHDRDEKGRMKLPAYLLTAHKAD, translated from the coding sequence ATGTCATCCGAAGTAATGGACTGGGACAGTGTCTACCGCGGCGAGGGCGAATTTCAGGGCCCGCCGCCCTGGAACATCGGCGAGCCGCAGCCTGAGTTGGTGGCGCTGATCGCGGCCGGCAAGTTCCGCAGCGACGTGCTCGACGCCGGCTGCGGTTTCGCCGAGTTGTCCCTGGCCCTCGCGGCCCGGGGCTACACCGTGGTCGGCATCGACGTCACGCCGACCGCCATCGCGGCGGCCACCAAGGCGGCCTCCGACCGCGGCCTGAGCACGGCCGGCTTCGTCCAGGCCGACATCACGGACTTCTCCGCTTATCCGGAGGGGTCGGCCGGCCGGTTCAACACGGTGGTCGACAGCACGCTGTTCCATTCGCTGCCCGTCGAGGCCCGCGACAGCTACCTGCGCTCCGTGCACCGCGCGGCGGCCCCGGGCGCGAGCTACATAGTGCTGGTGTTCGCCAAGGGCGCCTTCCCGGCCGAGATGGAAACGAAGCCCAACGAGGTCGACGAGGCCGAGCTGCGCGACGCGGTGAGCAAGTACTGGGAGATCGACGAGGTCCGGCCGGCCCACATCCACGCGAACATCCCGGACGCCCCCGACGCGCCCTTCGAGATGCCGCCGCACGACCGCGACGAGAAGGGCCGGATGAAGCTGCCCGCCTACCTGCTGACGGCGCACAAGGCGGACTAG
- the egtC gene encoding ergothioneine biosynthesis protein EgtC has protein sequence MCRHLGWLGTDVAVSSLVLDPPYGLRVQSYAPRRQKHGLLNADGWGVGFFDGSVPRRWRSPAPLWGDVSFGSVAPALRSHCVVAAVRSATVGMPIEASATAPFTDGRWLLSHNGVVDRAALPTTPNAESACDSARLAAVVFARGLDALGDTVAEVAAADPNARLNILAANGSRLLATAWGDTLSILRRGDGTVLASEPYDDDAGWEDVPDHHLVEVTADGVTLTPLH, from the coding sequence ATGTGCCGTCACCTTGGCTGGCTCGGGACCGACGTCGCGGTGTCCTCGCTGGTGCTGGACCCGCCGTACGGGCTGCGGGTGCAGTCGTACGCCCCGCGCCGGCAGAAGCACGGGCTGCTGAACGCCGACGGGTGGGGCGTCGGATTCTTCGATGGTTCGGTGCCCCGTCGCTGGCGCAGCCCGGCGCCGCTCTGGGGCGACGTGTCGTTCGGCTCCGTCGCGCCGGCGCTGCGCAGCCACTGCGTGGTGGCCGCGGTGCGCTCGGCCACCGTCGGCATGCCGATCGAGGCCAGCGCGACGGCGCCGTTCACCGACGGCCGATGGCTGTTGTCGCACAACGGGGTCGTGGACCGCGCGGCGTTGCCCACCACTCCGAATGCCGAATCGGCCTGTGACAGCGCGAGACTGGCGGCGGTCGTCTTCGCGCGGGGGCTGGACGCGCTGGGCGACACAGTCGCCGAGGTCGCCGCGGCCGACCCCAATGCCCGGTTGAACATATTGGCCGCCAACGGATCTCGCCTGCTCGCGACGGCCTGGGGCGACACGCTGTCCATCCTGCGCCGCGGCGACGGCACGGTGCTGGCCAGCGAGCCGTACGACGACGACGCCGGCTGGGAGGACGTGCCGGACCACCACCTCGTGGAAGTGACCGCCGACGGCGTCACGCTGACCCCGCTGCATTGA
- the egtE gene encoding ergothioneine biosynthesis PLP-dependent enzyme EgtE: protein MTTIDALADRWRAARPPVAGLHMDSAACSRQSLAVIEACARHARHESEIGGYIAAEAATPVLDAGRLAFAALCGMPDAEVVLTTGSLNALDLLLGAWPADRRTVACLPGEYGPNLAMLAAHGFSRQLLPTLEDGRVALDDAALALDQEPPDFVHLTAVASHSGVVQPLPMVAQLCRELGLPLVVDAAQALGQVDCEVGADVTYASSRKWIAGPRGVGGLAARPDLLERLRPRLAAPEWAPPVSVAQQLEFGEANVAARVGFSLALGEHLAFGPRAVRARLAELGSVSRTTLADVAGWAVVEEVDEPSAITTLAPVDGADPQAVRDWLLAERRILTTFVGVQRAPLQLAAPLLRISPHVDTTADDLEAFAEALIAATAATGT, encoded by the coding sequence GTGACCACGATCGATGCGCTGGCCGACCGGTGGCGGGCGGCCCGGCCGCCCGTGGCGGGGCTGCACATGGACAGCGCAGCCTGTTCGCGGCAGAGCCTCGCGGTGATCGAGGCGTGCGCCCGGCACGCCCGGCACGAGTCCGAGATCGGCGGGTACATCGCGGCCGAGGCGGCCACACCGGTGCTGGACGCCGGTCGGCTCGCGTTCGCCGCGCTGTGCGGCATGCCCGACGCGGAGGTGGTGTTGACCACGGGCTCCCTGAACGCGCTCGACCTGTTGCTGGGCGCGTGGCCGGCGGACCGCCGCACGGTAGCGTGTCTGCCCGGCGAATACGGGCCCAACCTCGCAATGCTGGCGGCACACGGCTTCTCCCGCCAGCTGCTGCCGACCCTCGAGGACGGCCGGGTCGCGCTCGATGACGCGGCGCTGGCCCTCGACCAGGAGCCGCCGGACTTCGTCCACCTGACGGCGGTGGCCAGCCACAGCGGTGTGGTGCAGCCGCTCCCGATGGTGGCGCAGCTCTGCCGCGAGCTGGGCCTGCCGCTGGTCGTGGACGCCGCTCAGGCGCTGGGGCAGGTGGACTGCGAGGTCGGCGCGGACGTGACCTACGCGTCGTCGCGGAAGTGGATCGCCGGGCCGCGCGGTGTCGGGGGCCTCGCGGCGCGCCCAGATCTCCTCGAGCGCCTGCGGCCGCGGCTGGCCGCGCCGGAGTGGGCGCCGCCGGTGAGCGTGGCCCAGCAGCTGGAATTCGGCGAAGCCAATGTCGCGGCGCGCGTGGGCTTTTCGCTGGCGCTCGGCGAGCATCTCGCGTTCGGGCCGCGGGCGGTGCGGGCGCGGCTGGCCGAACTGGGCAGCGTCAGCCGGACGACGCTTGCCGACGTGGCCGGGTGGGCGGTGGTCGAAGAGGTGGACGAGCCCAGCGCGATCACCACGCTGGCCCCCGTCGACGGCGCCGATCCCCAGGCCGTCCGGGACTGGCTGCTGGCCGAGCGGCGGATCCTGACCACGTTCGTCGGCGTCCAGCGGGCGCCCCTGCAGCTCGCCGCGCCGCTCCTGCGGATTTCCCCGCACGTCGACACCACCGCCGACGACCTCGAGGCCTTCGCCGAGGCGCTGATCGCGGCGACCGCGGCGACGGGTACATAG
- the glpK gene encoding glycerol kinase GlpK, which translates to MTFTARGGQQLAEFVAAIDQGTTSTRCMIFDHTGSEVARHQLEHEQILPRAGWVEHDPVEIWERTSSVLMSVLNRSNLAADDLAALGITNQRETTLVWNRHTGRPYYNAIVWQDTRTDRIASALQRDGRGDVIHRKAGLPPATYFSGGKLQWILENVDGVRAAAENGDALFGTADTWVLWNLTGGPRGGVHVTDVTNASRTMLMNLETLDWDDELLSFFGVPRAMLPAIAPSAPRQPYGVTLEAGPVGGEVHIAGMLGDQHAAMVGQVCLSEGEAKNTYGTGNFLLLNTGEKIVRSGNGLLTTVCYQFGDAKPVYALEGSIAVTGAAVQWLRDQLGVISGAAQSEALARQVPDNGGVYFVPAFSGLFAPYWRSDARGAIVGLSRFNTNAHLARATLEAICYQSRDVVDAMAADSGVRLEELRVDGGVTGNDLCMQIQADVLGVDVVRPVVAETTALGAAYAAGLAVGFWADPSELRDNWQEDKRWTPVWTDDQRAEGYAGWRKAVERTLNWVSVT; encoded by the coding sequence GTGACGTTCACCGCTCGGGGAGGACAGCAGTTGGCTGAATTCGTAGCCGCCATCGACCAGGGCACCACCAGCACCCGCTGCATGATCTTCGATCACACCGGTTCCGAAGTGGCCCGTCACCAACTCGAGCACGAGCAGATCCTGCCCCGCGCCGGCTGGGTCGAGCACGACCCGGTCGAAATCTGGGAGCGCACCTCCTCGGTGCTCATGTCGGTGCTGAACCGGTCCAACCTGGCCGCCGATGACCTTGCCGCGCTGGGGATTACGAACCAGCGCGAGACGACCCTGGTCTGGAACCGGCACACCGGGCGGCCTTACTACAACGCGATCGTCTGGCAGGACACCCGCACCGACAGGATCGCGTCGGCGCTGCAACGCGACGGCCGCGGCGACGTGATCCACCGCAAGGCGGGCCTGCCGCCGGCGACGTACTTCTCCGGCGGGAAGCTGCAGTGGATCCTGGAGAACGTCGACGGGGTGCGGGCGGCCGCCGAAAACGGTGATGCCCTGTTCGGCACCGCCGACACCTGGGTGCTGTGGAATCTGACCGGGGGCCCGCGCGGCGGCGTGCACGTCACCGACGTCACCAACGCGAGCCGGACCATGCTGATGAACCTCGAGACCCTGGACTGGGACGACGAGCTGCTGTCGTTCTTCGGGGTGCCGCGCGCGATGTTGCCGGCGATCGCGCCGTCGGCGCCGCGCCAACCGTACGGCGTCACCCTCGAGGCCGGTCCCGTCGGCGGGGAGGTGCATATCGCCGGGATGCTCGGTGACCAGCACGCGGCCATGGTGGGCCAGGTGTGCCTGTCCGAGGGTGAGGCGAAGAACACCTACGGCACGGGTAATTTCCTGCTGCTCAACACCGGCGAGAAGATCGTGCGGTCCGGTAACGGGTTGTTGACCACGGTCTGTTATCAGTTCGGCGACGCCAAACCGGTGTACGCCCTCGAGGGTTCGATCGCCGTGACCGGCGCGGCGGTGCAGTGGCTGCGCGACCAGCTGGGCGTCATCAGCGGTGCCGCCCAGAGCGAGGCGCTGGCGCGTCAGGTCCCCGACAACGGCGGCGTGTACTTCGTCCCGGCGTTCTCCGGGTTGTTTGCGCCGTATTGGCGGTCCGATGCCCGCGGCGCGATCGTAGGGCTGTCCCGGTTCAACACCAACGCGCACCTGGCCCGCGCGACGCTGGAGGCGATCTGCTACCAGAGCCGCGACGTGGTGGACGCGATGGCGGCAGACTCGGGCGTCCGCCTCGAGGAGCTGAGGGTCGACGGCGGGGTCACCGGCAACGACCTGTGCATGCAGATCCAGGCCGACGTGCTGGGCGTGGACGTGGTGCGCCCGGTGGTGGCCGAGACCACCGCGCTGGGCGCCGCCTACGCGGCCGGCCTGGCGGTCGGGTTCTGGGCCGATCCGTCCGAGCTGCGGGACAACTGGCAGGAGGACAAGCGGTGGACGCCGGTGTGGACCGACGACCAGCGGGCTGAGGGTTACGCGGGTTGGCGCAAGGCCGTGGAGCGGACCCTGAACTGGGTGTCGGTAACCTGA
- a CDS encoding glutamate--cysteine ligase: MGEEVKRTTYNRSHRREYRRKVQQCLDVFETMLAQSRFDSDRPLTGMEIECNLVDADYQPAMSNRYVLEAIGDPAYQSELGAYNIEFNVPPRPLPGHTGLDLESDVRASLNDAENKASARGAHIVMIGILPTLMPEHLDTGWMSESKRYAALNDSIFTARGEDIPINISGPEPLSWQAVSIAPESACTSMQLHLQLAPEDFAANWNAAQMVAGAQLALGANSPYFFGHQLWSETRIELFAQSTDTRPEELKTQGVRPRVWFGERWIDSVLDLYKENIRYFPSLLPEVSDEDPSAELAAGRTPHLSELRLHNGTVYRWNRPVYDVVQVDGVGRPHLRLENRVLPAGPTVVDMLANSAFYYGMLRGLSESDEPLWSTTEFAVAQENFFEAARHGITARLRWPGLGDVPARELVLDTLLPIAHEGLRRWGVDAEVRDRFLGVIEGRAKSGRNGAGWQVSTVRTLEDGGMTRPAALAEMLRRYCEHMHANEPVHTWDH; encoded by the coding sequence GTGGGCGAAGAGGTCAAGCGCACCACCTACAACCGCTCGCATCGGCGGGAATATCGGCGCAAGGTGCAGCAGTGTCTGGACGTCTTCGAGACGATGCTGGCGCAGTCGCGCTTCGATTCCGACCGGCCGCTCACCGGCATGGAGATCGAGTGCAACCTGGTAGATGCCGACTACCAGCCGGCCATGTCGAACCGGTACGTGCTGGAGGCCATCGGCGATCCGGCGTACCAGTCCGAATTGGGCGCCTACAACATCGAATTCAATGTGCCACCGCGGCCGCTGCCCGGACACACCGGGCTGGACCTGGAGTCCGACGTGCGGGCCAGTCTCAACGACGCCGAGAACAAGGCGAGCGCGCGCGGCGCCCACATCGTGATGATCGGCATCCTGCCCACGCTGATGCCCGAGCATCTGGACACGGGCTGGATGAGCGAATCCAAGCGTTACGCGGCGCTCAACGACTCGATCTTCACCGCCCGCGGCGAGGACATTCCGATCAACATCTCCGGCCCCGAGCCGCTGAGCTGGCAGGCGGTGTCGATCGCACCCGAATCCGCTTGCACGAGCATGCAATTACATCTGCAGCTGGCGCCGGAGGACTTCGCCGCCAACTGGAATGCGGCCCAAATGGTGGCGGGCGCGCAGCTGGCGCTCGGCGCGAATTCGCCGTACTTCTTCGGCCACCAGCTGTGGTCGGAAACCCGCATCGAGCTCTTCGCCCAGAGCACCGACACGCGGCCCGAGGAGCTCAAGACGCAGGGTGTGCGGCCGCGGGTGTGGTTCGGCGAACGATGGATCGACTCGGTGCTCGACCTGTACAAGGAGAACATCCGCTACTTCCCGTCGCTGCTGCCCGAGGTGTCCGACGAGGACCCGAGCGCCGAGCTGGCCGCCGGCCGCACCCCGCACCTGTCCGAACTGCGCCTGCACAACGGCACCGTGTACCGGTGGAACCGGCCGGTCTACGACGTCGTCCAGGTCGACGGCGTGGGGCGCCCGCACCTTCGGCTGGAGAACCGGGTGCTTCCGGCCGGCCCGACCGTGGTCGACATGCTTGCGAATTCGGCGTTCTACTACGGCATGCTGCGCGGCCTGTCGGAGTCGGATGAACCTCTTTGGAGTACAACGGAATTCGCCGTGGCTCAGGAGAATTTCTTCGAGGCGGCGCGCCACGGCATAACGGCGCGGCTACGCTGGCCGGGGCTGGGCGACGTGCCGGCGCGGGAACTGGTGCTCGACACGCTGCTGCCGATCGCCCACGAGGGGCTGCGCCGCTGGGGTGTCGACGCCGAGGTGCGCGACCGGTTCCTCGGTGTGATCGAGGGCCGCGCCAAGTCGGGCCGCAACGGAGCCGGCTGGCAGGTCTCGACCGTGCGTACGCTGGAAGACGGCGGGATGACCCGGCCCGCCGCGTTGGCCGAGATGCTTCGGCGCTACTGCGAGCACATGCACGCCAACGAACCCGTGCACACCTGGGATCACTGA